In the Populus trichocarpa isolate Nisqually-1 chromosome 1, P.trichocarpa_v4.1, whole genome shotgun sequence genome, AGTGTCACCTAGCGCTTGGACTGCAGTGCAAAGGAAGCAAGTCAAGcgccacgtggcgcttgggctgtCCGCCCCCAGGAGGGaacccaagcgccacgtgtcctaacatagttttttttcatggtaatagcattttttaaaaaaaaaaattattattgatgataataatatttatactcttataaattttaatgaaaataataatatttataatacaaataatattatttttagtagcaataacatgaattattataaaaataatattatttataacaccaaatataataatattttagagactAATACTATTATTtatacccaaaaaaataatattaagagaacaaataataatagttttgagaTCACCACTATTAATtagactaaaataataataatatttttaacaccaatacTATCAATtatgccaaaaaaatatatattaagaaaaaatataatatcttttaatgttaattatactaaaaaaataatatctacaaaacaaacaataatatttttactattaatactctaaaaattaattatactaaaaaaagaatattaagaaaactaataataatatttttaataccaatacTTGTAATTATACTAAAAGTATAGGCAGCCTAAGCACCACGTTGCTCTTGGGTGCACCTAAGAGGAAGCAGAGCAAGCGTCAGGTGGCGCTGTGCTGCTGGCCTGAGATGGAGATGTGCAAGCGCCACGTGGTGCTTGGTGTGCCCACGGCCAGCACCCAATGCTATTTTGGGTCCTGCCCTGCCAGGCCTAAGGCTACTCTTGGGCCATTCCTAACAGTGCCCAAGCCAAAGCGTCACTTGGCGCTTGGACTGCAGCGCAAAGGAAGCATGCCAAGCGCCATGTGGCGCTTGGGTTGTCTGCCCTCATGAGGGAACCCAAATGTCCTGTGTCtcaatatggtttttttcatacTAATagcagttttttaaaatttattaatgatgataataatatttacactcttataaattttaatgaaaataataatatttataatacaaataataatatttttagtagcaataatatttattattataaaaataatattatttataataccaaatataataatattttagatatgaatactattaattatactaaaaaataatattatttttaataccaatacTATCAATCatactaaaaacatatattaagaaataatataattttaatattaattatactaagaaaataatactaacaaaacaaataataatatttttaccattaatactctaaacattaattatactaaaaaaaagaatatttttaatacaattatacTAAAAGTATAGGCAGCCCAAGCGCCATGTAGCGCTTGGACTGCACCCAAGAGAAAGGAAATCAAGCGCCACGCGGCTCTTGGGCGGCTTGCTTGTGGGTGTGGCAACCAAAGCGCCACGTGCGCTCTTGGTCTGCCCCAGCGTCCAAGGCTGGGCAGACCAAGCACCAGGTGGCAACGCGCTTGTCGCCCTGGTCTGCCCCCGGCCTCAAGGCCGGGCATACTAAGTGTCGGGGGCAGCAGCCCCAGAGGGCTTGTCTCCAGGCTGGGGCCCCTGCCCCCCAGCCCAACCACACACCTATCAAACTGTGCAGTTCACAATGAAAGCTCTAACAGTCTACAATGAAAGCACTCCCAATGTATCCACAGTGCAACACAATGCAATCCACGGTGAATTCACTCACAATGAACAGTATTCCGCACTACAGTGAAAAACTGATcagttttagttatagttaattattttctttttaccttcCAACCAAAAAAAGTTAGCTTACTTTTAAAGGTAAATCAGTTGTTTCAAAAGTTACTAggttaatttgatcttttaaccTTGCATTAACATCACCTTTAGAAGTAAAATTTGTTTAAATGTTAAACGAGTTAATTtggtctttttatatattttttttaataatgtaaagTCTTTCATAcccttgaaagaaagaaaaactaaaaaacaggggtatttatgtattttttttttgtaattaataggTTTTTAGATTCGTTATGGTCttttaacatatttataaatagtataaatacttCCATACCCTTTGAGGGGGAAAACATAAACCTTACAACCAAAGGGTATTTGCGTATTTTCAAGTTGGcttttttgtaattaacataTTAGGTTAGTGTGGTTTgatcttttaataatttaaatattaattttaaaaatgttggtCAGCATGTGGACGACGCTCGCGCCTTTCGGACGGGGCGTGCTGCGTCATTCATTATCCAGACACCACCTTTAAAGGCAGGGTTAAAAGCCTCTCACCGTGTTTTTTCTATCAACATCACGCGTGTGGTGGTTGGATCAGTGGTTGTGCTCCGATtaactttttccttctttctttttctctctctattccCCTTGCCAAAGAATAGATATgtcatttcatttgtttttttcatacaatttgatgcttattcttttaattcctatttgaattctttttatttctttttatcatgattaattatttttttcaatttcatctctcgttgtttggtttgattttatttaaatttcaaatttgattctcattcttttattttttgttatttgtttttatcactttcttagttgattttttttttaattccacccCTCAACATTTTATATCAAGTTATTTTTGCATTACCTTTAAtagtctttcttttattttggagggttttttattgtttttttttcaatttcatcccctggtattttattaatttaaaattttatttttttgttttaaaggttaacatgggttgatattggtttttttttaaggatctttttttaaaaaaattgatttttttcaatttcatccttgaacatttgatttattgagaattgatttttttgcttttttttcgcTTTCCTTTCTACGTGTTTGGCGGGTTCACCTGGGTCGACACGAGTTTATCTTCtcattactttattttattttcccaatTTCGACCTTGAATATCatattgttttataatgaagtttcatgattttatccAATTAGCTTTCGATGAGGTTACCCcaatataattttatccaaTTAGCTTTCGATGAGATTACCCCAATATCACGATCAAGTCATGAATTTGGCATGTTAACTCAAGTGAActtaggttttttattattatttttttcgttgtcaattttcttatcaatttatttattgtaatggtttttttatttatattatttaaattagctaaatttattaaactcagtcGAGATAATAATGATACAAgtctgagattttttttaatgcctgCATTGccttggattttttatattgaaaaaaatttgagccAGCACGCAGATTCTAGTTGAGatctaaaatggaaaaaaaaaatctgatttatCATGAAAACATATGAAAGAATGTCTTTTGGGCTCTTCGAATTCAATATTTGAGATTTGAAACGTCGATCCGTTCTCGAGCGGAAATGGTAGATGAGAAGAGATAAGAGTAGTTCATCACTTCACGTGAAAAGCTGACACTTTGTGTTTGGACTATTTCAATCCCAAGGACCCATTATGTACATTGCATTCGGTATGATTGATTTTGAAGTTTGACTATTGCTCTTGTTCAATCAAATTTCCCATTTGATGTGGGCATCGAAGCCTTATTTGGTGAGTCCAGAAGAGCTGTAAATTGCAGAGGTATAACTTCTTCTaggaataacaaattaaaatacaatattaacaaataagCTACGACAAGAACAACATTACAAATTCCcaacaataatttaaacaacATTATCTCAACATTTGCATGTGCTTTCATGGATAATTCCTGCTGCACTTACTCAGTTGGGTTGATATGCTTGACGGGATCGATCAACTGAAAGCTTACGTACAGAATAAATATACCGTCATCACCGATGCATAAAAACCATCTGCAGTCACCTTTCTCCTGTTTCTGCACATTCCTGCACGAAACAGAAGTCACCTTTCTCCTGTTTCTGCACATTCCTGCACGAAACAGAAGTCAGTTAAATTATAATAAGCTGCCTGAGCAAGAAGTTCATATAAGTCCTTGATCATCATGCAGATTAATTTTACGGTGATTTTGGATGAGCAAGCACTATAAGTTATAACCAAGAAGTTCATTTAAGAAACTAGACGGCGAGAAGAAATTTCTAGACGGCATCTCATGGCACTGCAGATGAAGAAAAACTGTGGCGTCAACATGGCACGAGGGGAATTGAGAAACTTCTTTATATTGATGATCATCACCTTTATTACAGTATCGAAATTAAAAATGGCATACACTGATTATTGACGATGGAATAATTACACTTTCTTCTACTGTGCAAAACTAAATGCCGGAACCACCCCCTCCTTCAACTGCCCTCGGCTGCTGTTGCCATGTACGAGTGCAAATTGCCGATTAATCCTCCCAAAGGTCACGTGAATCCCATCTTCCAAACACCGCCGGCCCACAACCCACACGCACCGCCGTTCACATTTTCAGAGATTTCCAAACACGTGTCCTCCGAAAGATTCCCTaaagaaaaaatctcattttcttttctttctatttctggCAGATACGGTTGTCAACATTATCACTATGCAACTTTTTATTACGTCAACAAGTGGAAACGAAGGGGATTTTTATCTCttcgattgatttttttccccttctttagCCTATTAGACCTCTCGGCCATTATCTGGGGAGCCAAGAGGGAAACACGTGTCCTCCCCACCAGTATTCCAGAGAAAATGAGCATAATTAGCAGCATAATAAGAGTTTGTAGGGTCAGCAGAAATGGCTTCCAAGAAAGTCTCCTCGGCTGCCCACAGGTCCCTTTTCACATGCCATAGAAAGCTTGCATACTTGctatatgcctctccatctggTGGCTCCACCCCTATTGCTCTCTTGAAGTAATCCTCTGCTCTGTTAATTCACACATAAAGAAAAGGGTTAGTTATTAGTCAATCAATTTCTTAACTTGATAGTGTAAAAGGTCTAACTTAACAAAAGATCAAgctcataaatatttatataaacagcAAAAATGGCAGTCAACAGACTACGCTCTACGCAAGTTGAAGATGATGTTTGGCATGAAAGGAAACCACACCACACATTACCCTATCAGGATTCAGAAACAAAACCGAACAGGAAAGGTTACAAAACGACAAGTCAAAATCTAAAGCAGCCATACATAGTTATGAAAAACGTTGGCGAATAAACCTAGGAGATATTCTGACTCGGTGCTTGACATGATTGTCTCTCACGACAAACCGAGTGCCCAACTTGTTGAAATTCATCTAACTTGACAGTTTTTTGCTTAATACCTGAACATGGCACCTAGAATCTTGGAAGTagttattattaacaataattaagaaatagaaGGCAGAGATAGTGTAGATTTTTACCTGTCGTAATCGTGGGCAACTATGTAGAGGAATTGAGCATAATTGGCAAGGAGGAGAGGATTGTTAGGGTCTTGAGACAATCCAGTTTGATATAGTAAATCTGTTCTAAAATAATCTTCATAATCATCTGCCTCAATCTTCGCACTAATAGGCGAAACAAATCTATGTGTGGTCTCATGATCAAGAGATACATCTCTCAATGAAGACTGCATTTTTGAAGCTTCATCTACAATTGAATTCCATAGACTCAACTCCTCTGCTCCACTCACTTGCTCTGATACCGACTCTGCCTCTCTTGATGTCCCTAAAGATGACAGCTGAGAAGCCCCATCAGGGACTATTGTTCTAAATTGGCTCGACTGGTCGAACCATCCATCGCCTTCAGTGCCACTGGCGACTGGCCGGACCTTTCCACCACCGCCATTATTGCCCCCAATTGAAGTTGTTTTACCACTTGAAGATGGTACCGAAAACGTCTTCACTGATGAAGAATAAAACTTCTGATTCTTCTGGTCTAGATTTTCAACAACAGATACACTTTCTGTTGTAGCTGCGTAAGACCCTGTATTCGGTGGAGCTGCAATTGCAGTGTTATTGGCCATGGAATGTACAGTAAAGTTTGCAAGGAGAATCATCACATACACCATAAGAGTAGGTGTATGCGAAAACACCTGCTGAAACAACCAAACGAAAGAAGCATGCATTTCTTGCTGTACACGAGCAAGAATCCCTTGTAAATCTTCAGTGAATAGAAACTCTCTCATTTGCAAACTATGACTATGAAGTTCTCGAATTATGAACACCATAGAAGAAAACGCCGCCTTCACTGAACAATAAGCAGATTCCCCTGCTTCTCTAAACCCTTCTTGCCATTGCATCTTTCTCTTTATCATTCGAAGCGAAAGCGGTATATCAACACTATTCGCCTTCCGTTCGATACTTGCTGGAATTATATCATCCCTCCCTGACCAATCCGGTGGCTCTTGCCGGATTTCTGGCCATTGAGGCTTCACTGACGAATCCAAAGGAAACTGCCTTTTATCCTGCACTAAATTTGAAGAATCATCACTGCTACAGTTATTATAAATGCCCCCGTCATTATTACTGCCAAGGTTGTCTCCAGAATCAGAAAGAATCTCTGATTCCGAATCCACTGCGTCACCGCTATCGTCATCATCGTCAGAAAGCCGGAATCTGCGAGCCAAATCTTgtattttcttggaaaattcTTCGTCAGAAAAGGCATCCAAGCTAGCACTGCTAGCTCTTATTGTAGTCTGACCTCTTGGTTTCTGAGACTCGCAAGAACGAGCCCTCTGTAACTTTGTTGTGAATGGACTTCCAAACAGAGCCCGTCGGCCTAGTCTCTGTACGTATCTACATACGAGCATTCCACCTCCAGCTCCATCGAAACCACGCTG is a window encoding:
- the LOC7478540 gene encoding uncharacterized protein LOC7478540 — protein: MGVKVATTTCFQWPQPIIHHSPSSSQALASAIASPSSKRQRGFDGAGGGMLVCRYVQRLGRRALFGSPFTTKLQRARSCESQKPRGQTTIRASSASLDAFSDEEFSKKIQDLARRFRLSDDDDDSGDAVDSESEILSDSGDNLGSNNDGGIYNNCSSDDSSNLVQDKRQFPLDSSVKPQWPEIRQEPPDWSGRDDIIPASIERKANSVDIPLSLRMIKRKMQWQEGFREAGESAYCSVKAAFSSMVFIIRELHSHSLQMREFLFTEDLQGILARVQQEMHASFVWLFQQVFSHTPTLMVYVMILLANFTVHSMANNTAIAAPPNTGSYAATTESVSVVENLDQKNQKFYSSSVKTFSVPSSSGKTTSIGGNNGGGGKVRPVASGTEGDGWFDQSSQFRTIVPDGASQLSSLGTSREAESVSEQVSGAEELSLWNSIVDEASKMQSSLRDVSLDHETTHRFVSPISAKIEADDYEDYFRTDLLYQTGLSQDPNNPLLLANYAQFLYIVAHDYDRAEDYFKRAIGVEPPDGEAYSKYASFLWHVKRDLWAAEETFLEAISADPTNSYYAANYAHFLWNTGGEDTCFPLGSPDNGREV